The DNA sequence CCCCGGCGGAGGCGGCCGGCCGGGCGTGGTCGACCCGAGCGAGAGCGGCCTGCCCGGCATGGAGGTCGAGGCGGTCCGCGACGGCAGGACGGTCGCGAGCACCACCACCGCGGCCGACGGCTCCTTCCGCTTCACCGGACTGGACAGCGGCTCCTACGCGTTGAAGCTGCCCTCCGCCAACTTCGCGGCACCCTACGACGGCATCTCCTGGCTCGGCCCGGCGCTCGTCACGCCGGCGATCATCGGAGCGTACCTATGGATCTGGACCGGTTTCGCGATGGTGCTGATCGGCGCGGGCCTCGCCACCCTGCCCCGCGACGCGCTGGAAGCGGCACGCATGGACGGTGCCAACGAGTGGCAGATCTTCCGCCGCATCACGGTGCCGCTGCTCGCGCCCGTTCTCACCGTCGTCTTCGTGACCCTGGTGATCAACGTCATGAAGGTCTTCGACCTCGTTTACATCATCGCGCCGGGCCCCGTGCAGGAGGACGCGACGGTGCTCGCGACGCAGATGTGGCTGGTGTCGTTCGGCGGCGGCAACAACCAGGGCCTCGGCAGTGCCCTCGGTGTGCTGCTCCTGCTCCTGGTGATTCCGGCCATGGTGTTCAACGTCCGGCGTTTTCGAAGGAGTCAGCGATGAAGGCGATCCGGCGCGGCCTGGGCAACGCGGTGGTGCAGGCCTTCCTGGTCGTGATCGGCCTGGTCTGGATGACGCCGCTGGCCGGCCTCTTCCTGTCCTCGCTGCGGTCCGCCGAGGACACCGCCGAGGGCGGCTGGTGGACCGTGTTCACCGGCCCCGGGCAGCTGTCCTTCGACAACTACTCGGCGCTGCTGGAGAACTCGGGGATCACCCAGGCGTTCTGGAACACCGTGCTGATCTCGGTGCCCACGACCGTGCTGGTCGTGGTCGTGGCCGCGCTCGCCGGATACGCGTTCGCCTGGCTGGACTTCCCCGGGCGCGAGCCGGTCTTCCTGCTGGTGGTGGCGCTGCTGGTGGTGCCCGTGCAGATCGGGCTGCTCCCGGTGGCCAAACTCTTCGGTCAGCTGGGGCTGTTCGGCACGATCCCGGGTGTGGTGCTGTTCCACGTCGCCTACGGGCTGCCGTTCGCGATCTTCCTGCTGCGGAACTACTTCGCCGAGATGCCGAAGGAGATGCTGGAGGCCGCGCGGATGGACGGCGGCAGCGAGTGGCGGATCTTCACCCGGCTGGTGCTGCCGGTGGGGCGGCCGGCCATCGCCAGCCTCGCCATCTTCCAGTTCCTGTGGGTGTGGAACGACATGCTGGTGGCGCTGCTGTTCGCGGACAGCTCCGCGCAGCCGCTGACCGTGCAGCTCCAGTCGCAGATCCGGCAGTTCGGCAGCAACATCGATGTGCTGGCGCCGGGGGCGTTCCTGTCCCTGATCGTCCCGGTGGTGGTGTTCTTCGCCTTCCAGCGGCACTTCGTGCAGGGCGTCATGGCGGGGTCCGTGAAGTAGCGGGCCCGGACGGGGCGGTGGGGGCTCTCGCCCCCGCCGCCCCGTCCTGTTCCCGGGCCCGTCCGGGCCCGGACGGGCCGGTCAGGCCGACGCCGGCGGGTACAGCGACCTCGGCAGCTGGGAGGCCGCCGCCGCGTCCAGGAGCCACAGGGTGCGGGCGCGGCCGTACGCGCCCGCCGCCGGTGCCTGGATCTCGCCCGCGCCCGACAGGGCGATCGCCGCGGCCTCGGCCTTGTCCTCACCGGCCGCCAGCAGCCACACCTCACGGGCCGCGCGGATCGCGGGGAGGGTGAGGGTCACCCGGGTCGGCGGCGGCTTGGGGGCGCCGTGGACGCCGACCACCGTGCGCTCCGTCTCCCGGACGGCCGGCAGCTCCGGGAAGAGGGACGCCACGTGCGTGTCCGGGCCGACGCCCAGCATCAGGACGTCGAAGGTCGGCACCGGGCCGTGGTTCTCCGGGCCCGCCGCCGCGGCCAGCTCGTCCGCGTACGCCGCGGCCGCCGCGTCGACGTCGGAGCCGTACGGCCCGTCCGACGCGGGCATCGCGTGCACCCGCTTCGGGTCCAGCGGCACCGCGTCGAGCAGCGCCTTACGGGCCTGGGTGACATTGCGCTCCGGATCGCCCTCCGGCAGGAACCGCTCGTCGCCCCACCACAGGTCGAGCCGGCCCCAGTCGACCGCGTCCCGCGCCGGGGCCGCCGACAGCGCGGCCAGCAGGCCGTTGCCGTTGCGGCCGCCGGTCAGGACCACGGACGCCGAACCCCGCGAGGCCTGCGCGTCCACGATCCTGGTGATCAGCCGGGCCGCCGCGGCCCGCGCCATCAGCTCCTTGTCCCGGTGCACGACCAGCTGCGGTGCCGTACTCACTTCGCCGCCGCCTTCTTCACCGGTGCCGGCGCCGCCGCCCGGGCCGCGGGAGCTTTCGCAGCCGACTCGACGGGCGCGGGGACCGCCTCGCGTGCCGGTCCTCCTTTGGCCGGCGGCTCACCGGACGGCTCCCGCGCACCCTCCAGCCGTTGCACGCCGTAGCGCAGCGCCGAGGCGTAGGTGTCGTCCGGGTCCAGGCGCCGCAGTTCCTCCGCGATCAGCTCCGCCGTGTCCCGGCGCTTGAGCGCCACCGCACGCTTGGGCTGACCCTGGATGGACAGCGTCGCCAGCGAACCGTCGGCACGGTCCAGCACGATCGGACCGCAGTCGGTGTCCATGCGCACCGCCGTGAGCCCGGGGCCGCCGGACTGCGAGCGCCGGACGGGGACGTCCAGCCGGTCCGCGAGCCACATCGCCAGCAGCTCGCAGCTCGGGTTGGACTCCTCGCCCTCCACCTCGACGCCCCGCACCTCGCAGTCGACCTGGTCCAGCGCCGCGGCCAGCATCGAACGCCAGGGCGTGATGCGGGTCCACGACAGGTCCGTGTCGCCCGGGGTGTAGGCGTCGGCGCGGGCCGCGAGCTCCTCGACCGGGCGCTCGCAGGCGTAGGTGTCGGTCACCCGGCGCTGGGCCAGCGCGCCCAGCGGGTCCTTCGCCGGGTCCAGTGGAGCGTTGACCGGCCACCACACCACCACCGGGGCGTCCGGCAGCAGCAGCGGCAGCACCACCGACTGGGCGTGGTCGACGACCTCGCCGTACAGCCGCAGCACCACCGTCTCGCCGGTGCCCGCGTCCGCGCCCACCCGCACCTCGGCGTCGAGGCGGGACTGCGTACGGTCACGGGGCGAGCGGGAGACACGCTTGACGACCACCAGCGTGCGCGAGGGGTGCTCGCGCGAGGCGTCACCGGCCGCCTTCAGCGCGTCGTAGGCGTTCTCCTCGTCCGTGACGATGACCAGCGTGAGCACCATGCCGACGGCGGGTGTGCCGATGGCCCGGCGGGCCTGCACCAGCGCTTTGTTGATCTTGCTGGCCGTGGTGTCCGTGAGGTCTGTCTTCATGGCCGGCGCCAGCTCCGTCCGTCTCGCTCGAGCATTTCGTCCGCCTCGACGGGCCCCCAGGTACCGGCGGGGTACTGGGCGGGCTTGCCGTTCTCGTCCCAGTACTCCTCGATCGGGTCGAGGATCTTCCAGGACAGCTCGACCTCCTCCGTGCGCGGGAAGAGGTTGGAGTCGCCGAGCAAGACGTCGAGGATCAGCCGCTCGTACGCCTCCGGGCTGGACTCGGTGAACGACTCGCCGTAGGCGAAGTCCATCGACACGTCCCGGATCTCCATCGACGTGCCCGGCACCTTGGAGCCGAACCGCACCGTGACGCCCTCGTCCGGCTGCACCCGGATCACGATCGCGTTGGAGCCCAGCTCCTCGGTGGCCGTGGTGTCGAAGGGGGAGTGCGGCGCCCGCTGGAAGACCACCGCGATCTCGGTGACCCGGCGGCCGAGCCGCTTGCCGGTGCGCAGGTAGAAGGGGACGCCCGCCCAGCGGCGGTTGTCGATGCCCAGCTTGACCGCCGCGTAGGTGTCGGTCTTCGAGGACGGGTCGATGCCCTCTTCCTCCAGGTAGCCGACCGCCTTCGCGCCGCCCTGCCAGCCGGCCGCGTACTGACCGCGTACGGTGTCGCGGCCCAGGTCCTTCGGCAGCCGCACGGCGCCGAGCACCTTGGTCTTCTCCGCGGCCAGCGCGTCCGCGTCGAAGGAGGCGGGCTCCTCCATCGCGGTGAGCGCCAGCAGCTGCAGGAGGTGGTTCTGGATGACGTCACGGGCCGCGCCGATGCCGTCGTAGTAGCCCGCGCGGCCGCCGATGCCGATGTCCTCGGCCATCGTGATCTGCACGTGGTCGACGAAGGACCGGTTCCATATCGGCTCGAACATCGTGTTGGCGAAGCGCAGCGCCAGGATGTTCTGGACCGTCTCCTTGCCCAGGTAGTGGTCGATCCGGAAGACCTGGTCCGGGGCGAACACCTCGTGGACGATCGCGTTCAGCTCCTCGGCCGACTTCAGGTCGTGGCCGAAGGGCTTCTCGATGACCGCGCGCCGCCAGGAGCCGCTCGTCTGGTCGGCCAGCCCGTGCTTCTTCAGCTGCTGGATGACCACGGGGAAGGAGCGCGGCGGCACCGACAGGTAGAAGGCGAAGTTGCCGCCCGTGCCCTGGGCCTTGTCCAGCTCCTCGATCGTGCCGCGCAGCCGCTCGAAGGACTCGTCGTCGTCGAAGGTGCCCTGCACGAAGCGCATGCCCTGGATGAGCTGCTGCCAGACCTCCTCGCGGAAGGGGGTGCGGGCGTGCTCCTTGACCGCGTCGTGCACCTCCTGGGCGAAGTCCTCGTGCTGCCACTCGCGGCGGGCGAACCCGACCAGCGAGAAGCCCGGCGGCAGCAGGCCCCGGTTGGCGAGGTCGTACACGGCCGGCATCAGCTTCTTGCGGGACAGGTCGCCCGTCACACCGAAGATGACCAGGCCCGACGGCCCCGCGATGCGCGGGAGCCGTCGGTCCGCCGGGTCACGCAGCGGGTTGCTGCTCGACAAGGTCTCAGCCCTCCGAGGGGGCGAGGCGCTGGAGCTCCGCCTCGGTCGACTTCAACAGGTCGTTCCAGGACGCCTCGAACTTGTCGACGCCCTCGTCCTCGAGGAGCTGCACCACGTCGTCGTAGGCGATGCCGAGCGCCTCGACCGCGTCGAGGTCGGCGCGCGCCTGCTCGTAGGTGCCGGCGACGGCGTTGCCGCGGATCTCGCCCTGCTCCTCGGTGGCCGCCAGCGTCGCCTCCGGCATGGTGTTCACCGTGTTCGGCGCCACCAGCTCGTCGACGTACATCGTGGACTTGTACGCCTTGTCCTTCACACCGGTCGACGCCCACAGCGGACGCTGCTTGTTGGCGCCCTCGCGCTCCAGCGCGTTCCAGCGGTCGGTGGAGAAGACCTCCTCGTACGCCTGGTAGGCGAGACGGGCGTTGGCGATGGCGGCCTTGCCGCGCAGCGCCTTGGCCTCGTCGGTGCCGAGGGCGTCGATCCGCTTGTCGATCTCGGAGTCCACGCGGGACACGAAGAAGGACGCCACGGAGTGGATCTTCGACAGGTCCAGGCCCTTGGCCTTCGCCTTCTCCAGGCCCGCCAGGTAGGCGTCCATGACGTCGCGGTAGCGCTCCAGCGAGAAGATCAGCGTGACGTTGACGCTGATGCCGTTGCCGATCGTCTCGGTGATCGCCGGCAGGCCCGCCTTGGTGGCCGGGATCTTGATCAGGGTGTTGGGCCGGTCCACCAGCCAGGCCAGCTGCCGGGCCTCGGCGACCGTCGCACGGGTGTTGTGGGCCAGCCGCGGGTCGACCTCGATGGAGACCCGGCCGTCCTGGCCGCCGGTGGCGTCGAAGACCGGGCGCAGGATGTCGGCGGCGTCGCGGACGTCCGCCGTGGTGATCATGCGGATGGCCTCTTCGACGGTGACCTTGCGGGCGGCGAGGTCGGTCAGCTGCTGGTCGTAGCCGTCGCCCTCGGAGATCGCCTTCTGGAAGATCGTCGGGTTGGTGGTGACGCCCACGACGTGCTGCTGGTCGATCAGCTCGGCGAGGTTGCCGGACGTGATGCGCTTGCGCGACAGGTCGTCCAGCCAGATCGCGACGCCCTCCTCGGAGAGGCGCTTCAGTGCGTCTGTCATGGAAATTCCATCTCCTACGTGTCGTGTGTGAGCGTCAGCGCTGGGCCGCGGCGATCGATTCCCGGGCGGCGGCGGCCACGTTCTCGGCGGTGAAACCGAACTCCTCGAACAGGACCTTGCCGTCGGCGGAGGCACCGAAGTGCTCCAGGGACACGATGCGTCCGGCGTCCCCCACGTACTTGTGCCAGGTCAGGCCGATGCCCGCCTCGACGGCGACGCGCGCCTTCACGGACGGCGGCAGGACGCTGTCCCGGTACCCCTGGTCCTGCTCCTCGAACCACTCCACCGACGGCATCGACACCACGCGGGTCGGCACACCGTCGGCCTGGAGCCGCTCGCGGGCCTCGACGGCGACGTGCACCTCGGAACCGGTCGCGATCAGGACGACCTGCGGCTCACCGCCGTCGGCGTCGAACAGCACGTAGCCGCCGCGCGCGGCGTCCTCGTTGGGCTCGTAGGTCGGCACGCCCTGGCGGGTCAGCGCCAGACCGTGCGGGGCGCCCTTGCCGAACTCCTTCGTCCAGCGCGAGAGGATCTCCCGCCAGGCGATCGCGGTCTCGTTGGCGTCCGCCGGGCGGACGACGTTCAGCCCCGGGATGGCGCGCAGCGAGGCCAGGTGCTCGACCGGCTGGTGCGTCGGGCCGTCCTCGCCGAGG is a window from the Streptomyces capillispiralis genome containing:
- a CDS encoding carbohydrate ABC transporter permease; this encodes MKAIRRGLGNAVVQAFLVVIGLVWMTPLAGLFLSSLRSAEDTAEGGWWTVFTGPGQLSFDNYSALLENSGITQAFWNTVLISVPTTVLVVVVAALAGYAFAWLDFPGREPVFLLVVALLVVPVQIGLLPVAKLFGQLGLFGTIPGVVLFHVAYGLPFAIFLLRNYFAEMPKEMLEAARMDGGSEWRIFTRLVLPVGRPAIASLAIFQFLWVWNDMLVALLFADSSAQPLTVQLQSQIRQFGSNIDVLAPGAFLSLIVPVVVFFAFQRHFVQGVMAGSVK
- the pgl gene encoding 6-phosphogluconolactonase, which codes for MSTAPQLVVHRDKELMARAAAARLITRIVDAQASRGSASVVLTGGRNGNGLLAALSAAPARDAVDWGRLDLWWGDERFLPEGDPERNVTQARKALLDAVPLDPKRVHAMPASDGPYGSDVDAAAAAYADELAAAAGPENHGPVPTFDVLMLGVGPDTHVASLFPELPAVRETERTVVGVHGAPKPPPTRVTLTLPAIRAAREVWLLAAGEDKAEAAAIALSGAGEIQAPAAGAYGRARTLWLLDAAAASQLPRSLYPPASA
- the opcA gene encoding glucose-6-phosphate dehydrogenase assembly protein OpcA, which translates into the protein MKTDLTDTTASKINKALVQARRAIGTPAVGMVLTLVIVTDEENAYDALKAAGDASREHPSRTLVVVKRVSRSPRDRTQSRLDAEVRVGADAGTGETVVLRLYGEVVDHAQSVVLPLLLPDAPVVVWWPVNAPLDPAKDPLGALAQRRVTDTYACERPVEELAARADAYTPGDTDLSWTRITPWRSMLAAALDQVDCEVRGVEVEGEESNPSCELLAMWLADRLDVPVRRSQSGGPGLTAVRMDTDCGPIVLDRADGSLATLSIQGQPKRAVALKRRDTAELIAEELRRLDPDDTYASALRYGVQRLEGAREPSGEPPAKGGPAREAVPAPVESAAKAPAARAAAPAPVKKAAAK
- the zwf gene encoding glucose-6-phosphate dehydrogenase yields the protein MSSSNPLRDPADRRLPRIAGPSGLVIFGVTGDLSRKKLMPAVYDLANRGLLPPGFSLVGFARREWQHEDFAQEVHDAVKEHARTPFREEVWQQLIQGMRFVQGTFDDDESFERLRGTIEELDKAQGTGGNFAFYLSVPPRSFPVVIQQLKKHGLADQTSGSWRRAVIEKPFGHDLKSAEELNAIVHEVFAPDQVFRIDHYLGKETVQNILALRFANTMFEPIWNRSFVDHVQITMAEDIGIGGRAGYYDGIGAARDVIQNHLLQLLALTAMEEPASFDADALAAEKTKVLGAVRLPKDLGRDTVRGQYAAGWQGGAKAVGYLEEEGIDPSSKTDTYAAVKLGIDNRRWAGVPFYLRTGKRLGRRVTEIAVVFQRAPHSPFDTTATEELGSNAIVIRVQPDEGVTVRFGSKVPGTSMEIRDVSMDFAYGESFTESSPEAYERLILDVLLGDSNLFPRTEEVELSWKILDPIEEYWDENGKPAQYPAGTWGPVEADEMLERDGRSWRRP
- the tal gene encoding transaldolase codes for the protein MTDALKRLSEEGVAIWLDDLSRKRITSGNLAELIDQQHVVGVTTNPTIFQKAISEGDGYDQQLTDLAARKVTVEEAIRMITTADVRDAADILRPVFDATGGQDGRVSIEVDPRLAHNTRATVAEARQLAWLVDRPNTLIKIPATKAGLPAITETIGNGISVNVTLIFSLERYRDVMDAYLAGLEKAKAKGLDLSKIHSVASFFVSRVDSEIDKRIDALGTDEAKALRGKAAIANARLAYQAYEEVFSTDRWNALEREGANKQRPLWASTGVKDKAYKSTMYVDELVAPNTVNTMPEATLAATEEQGEIRGNAVAGTYEQARADLDAVEALGIAYDDVVQLLEDEGVDKFEASWNDLLKSTEAELQRLAPSEG